A window from Corynebacterium urealyticum DSM 7109 encodes these proteins:
- a CDS encoding carboxylesterase family protein has protein sequence MAESVAGGAKKAPANAGGAGKMGGAEKKESTGQAGAAQRSPAPGDFWTVQTTTGAVKGHAETGTAAFRGIPYAQPPIGSRRFRRAEPIEPWEGTFEARADGEYCYQFRNKATGWIGSEDCLWLSVVVPRGTARGNNTTNADSATDVDTATDAEPATGADNAPAPINKEHAIDATARRPIAVHLHGGSNVHGSAADPQRSGEHFAQATDSIYVGVNYRLGMFGQLFFGEGFDDERIDTNAGLSDIIEALKWIQANARAFGGDPERITIFGESSGGAMVTALMTSPALEGVIAGAIAQSPAGAMVHTPENAKYWREQAVVELARIRGLVDKEKAKAEAKSKDTDKHKDAGTGAEPATATGGLSVDDLFDATATELGEITEALVAHNLRYAPGVSGPFAPIVDGDLLPKHPLAKGAQRDLPLLVGYNRDEYRLMRWEPLRTKHQWSRTVALAGHVSTDVDELLQHYKGVQRRSAVGEFTGHAIFVAPAYLLAEQHPTGKVWFYRLDMTTPSLELSGMGATHALDLPLLFRRVDTSRGKLALALGGAKQMNRTSEAMLRRWRAFLHDLDPGFERYRGDADAEGATAPGTAGAAAQSSTVSNSAEGADPARHIQVFDGKRFESGEENQILEPSPRWKAWEKLHIPQV, from the coding sequence ATGGCGGAATCGGTAGCAGGCGGGGCGAAGAAGGCGCCCGCGAACGCGGGTGGTGCAGGAAAGATGGGCGGCGCTGAAAAGAAGGAAAGTACCGGACAGGCGGGCGCGGCACAGCGCTCCCCCGCGCCCGGTGACTTCTGGACCGTCCAGACCACCACCGGCGCGGTGAAGGGGCACGCGGAAACCGGTACTGCCGCATTCCGCGGCATCCCCTACGCCCAGCCACCCATCGGGTCCCGCCGCTTCCGCCGCGCCGAGCCCATCGAACCCTGGGAGGGAACCTTCGAGGCCCGCGCGGACGGCGAGTACTGCTACCAGTTCCGCAACAAGGCCACCGGTTGGATCGGTTCCGAGGACTGCCTGTGGCTGAGCGTCGTCGTGCCGCGCGGTACGGCACGGGGCAACAACACGACGAACGCGGACAGCGCCACGGACGTGGACACTGCTACGGACGCGGAACCTGCCACAGGCGCGGACAACGCACCAGCCCCTATTAATAAGGAGCACGCGATCGACGCCACGGCGCGCCGACCCATCGCGGTTCACCTCCATGGTGGCAGCAACGTCCACGGGTCTGCGGCCGATCCGCAGCGCTCCGGCGAGCACTTCGCGCAGGCCACCGACTCCATCTACGTGGGCGTGAACTACCGGCTCGGCATGTTCGGCCAGCTTTTCTTCGGTGAAGGCTTCGACGACGAGCGCATCGACACCAACGCCGGGCTCTCCGACATCATCGAGGCCCTGAAATGGATCCAGGCCAACGCCCGCGCCTTCGGCGGGGACCCGGAGCGCATCACGATCTTCGGCGAGTCCTCGGGCGGGGCGATGGTCACCGCGCTGATGACCAGCCCGGCCCTGGAGGGCGTGATCGCCGGCGCGATCGCCCAGTCGCCCGCAGGTGCAATGGTGCACACGCCGGAGAATGCGAAGTACTGGCGCGAGCAGGCAGTGGTGGAGCTCGCCCGGATCCGCGGGCTCGTCGATAAGGAAAAAGCTAAGGCTGAGGCTAAGAGCAAGGACACAGACAAGCACAAGGACGCCGGCACTGGCGCCGAACCCGCCACCGCGACCGGCGGCCTCAGCGTCGATGACCTCTTCGACGCCACCGCCACCGAGCTGGGCGAGATCACCGAGGCCCTCGTGGCCCATAACCTCCGCTACGCACCGGGGGTCTCCGGGCCCTTCGCCCCCATCGTGGATGGCGACCTGCTGCCCAAGCATCCGCTGGCCAAGGGTGCGCAGCGCGACCTGCCCCTGCTAGTGGGTTATAACCGCGACGAGTACCGCCTCATGCGCTGGGAGCCGCTGCGCACCAAGCACCAGTGGTCGCGCACCGTCGCGCTCGCCGGGCACGTGAGCACGGATGTCGACGAACTCCTCCAGCACTACAAGGGTGTTCAGCGCCGCTCCGCCGTGGGTGAGTTCACCGGGCACGCGATCTTCGTGGCCCCGGCCTATCTGCTGGCCGAGCAGCACCCCACGGGCAAGGTGTGGTTCTACCGGCTGGACATGACCACCCCTTCCCTGGAGCTCAGCGGCATGGGTGCGACCCACGCCCTCGACCTGCCGCTGCTGTTCCGCCGGGTGGATACCAGCCGCGGCAAGCTCGCCCTCGCGCTCGGCGGGGCGAAGCAGATGAACCGCACCAGCGAGGCCATGCTGCGCCGCTGGCGGGCGTTCCTCCACGACCTCGACCCGGGCTTCGAGCGCTACCGGGGTGATGCGGATGCAGAAGGCGCCACTGCGCCGGGTACCGCAGGCGCCGCTGCACAGAGCAGCACTGTGTCGAACTCCGCGGAGGGGGCTGACCCAGCCCGCCACATCCAGGTCTTTGACGGCAAGCGCTTCGAGAGCGGCGAGGAAAACCAGATCCTGGAACCCTCCCCGCGATGGAAGGCCTGGGAGAAGCTGCATATCCCGCAGGTCTGA
- the groL gene encoding chaperonin GroEL (60 kDa chaperone family; promotes refolding of misfolded polypeptides especially under stressful conditions; forms two stacked rings of heptamers to form a barrel-shaped 14mer; ends can be capped by GroES; misfolded proteins enter the barrel where they are refolded when GroES binds), producing MAKMIAFDEEARRGLETGLNTLADAVKVTLGPKGRNVVLERKWGAPTITNDGVTIAREIELEDPYEKIGAELVKEVAKKTDDVAGDGTTTATVLAQSLVREGLRNVAAGSNPMGIKRGIQAGVAKVTEHLLANAKEIETQEQIASTAGISAADEEIGKLIAEAMYKVGDGELNKDGVITVEESNAFGVNLSVTEGMRFDKGYISGYFATDIERGEAVLEDPYILLVSSKISNVKDLLPLLEKVMQSGKPLLIVAEDIEGEALSTLVVNKIRGTFKSVAVKAPGFGDRRKAQLQDIAILTGGQVIAEEVGLNLETADLPLLGTARKVVVTKDDTTIVDGAGSKEQLEGRIKQIRQEIENADSDYDREKLQERLAKLSGGVAVLQVGAATEVELKERKHRIEDAVRNAKAAAEEGIVPGGGAALVQAAHVLEDNLGLEGDEATGVQIVRAALAGPLKQIARNAGLEPGVVEDKVNNLPAGEGLNAATGEYVDLLAAGISDPVKVTRSALQNAASIAGLFLTTEAVVADKPEPDAPAMPDADAMGGMGGF from the coding sequence ATGGCGAAGATGATTGCATTCGATGAAGAGGCCCGCCGCGGTCTTGAGACCGGCCTGAACACCCTGGCTGATGCCGTCAAGGTCACCCTGGGGCCGAAGGGTCGCAACGTAGTCCTCGAGCGCAAGTGGGGCGCACCGACGATCACCAACGACGGTGTGACCATCGCTCGCGAGATCGAGCTGGAGGATCCGTACGAGAAGATCGGTGCGGAACTGGTCAAGGAGGTCGCGAAGAAGACCGACGACGTCGCCGGTGACGGCACGACCACCGCTACCGTTCTGGCTCAGTCCCTGGTCCGCGAGGGCCTGCGCAACGTGGCTGCCGGCTCCAACCCGATGGGCATCAAGCGCGGCATCCAGGCTGGTGTCGCGAAGGTGACCGAGCATCTGCTGGCCAACGCCAAGGAGATCGAGACCCAGGAGCAGATCGCCTCCACCGCTGGCATCTCCGCTGCGGACGAGGAGATCGGCAAGCTGATCGCCGAGGCTATGTACAAGGTCGGCGATGGTGAGCTGAACAAGGACGGCGTGATCACCGTCGAGGAGTCCAACGCTTTCGGCGTGAACCTCTCCGTCACGGAGGGCATGCGCTTCGATAAGGGTTACATCTCCGGCTACTTCGCCACCGACATCGAGCGTGGCGAGGCTGTCCTGGAGGATCCGTACATCCTGCTGGTGAGCTCCAAGATCTCCAACGTCAAGGATCTGCTGCCGCTGCTGGAGAAGGTCATGCAGTCCGGCAAGCCGCTGCTGATCGTGGCTGAGGACATCGAGGGCGAGGCGCTGTCCACCCTCGTTGTGAATAAGATCCGCGGCACCTTCAAGTCCGTTGCTGTTAAGGCTCCGGGCTTCGGTGACCGCCGCAAGGCTCAGCTGCAGGACATCGCGATCCTGACTGGCGGCCAGGTTATCGCCGAGGAGGTCGGCCTGAACCTGGAGACCGCCGACCTGCCGCTGCTGGGTACCGCCCGCAAGGTCGTTGTCACCAAGGACGACACCACCATCGTCGATGGCGCTGGTTCCAAGGAACAGCTGGAGGGTCGCATCAAGCAGATCCGCCAGGAGATCGAGAACGCCGACTCCGACTACGACCGCGAGAAGCTGCAGGAGCGCCTGGCGAAGCTCTCCGGCGGCGTGGCCGTCCTGCAGGTCGGTGCCGCCACCGAGGTGGAGCTGAAGGAGCGCAAGCACCGCATCGAGGACGCCGTGCGTAACGCGAAGGCGGCTGCCGAGGAGGGTATCGTCCCGGGCGGCGGCGCTGCACTGGTGCAGGCCGCGCACGTCCTGGAGGACAACCTGGGCCTGGAGGGCGACGAGGCAACCGGCGTGCAGATCGTGCGCGCTGCCCTGGCCGGCCCGCTGAAGCAGATCGCCCGCAACGCTGGCCTGGAGCCGGGCGTTGTCGAGGATAAGGTCAACAACCTGCCTGCCGGCGAGGGCCTGAACGCCGCCACCGGCGAGTACGTGGACCTGCTGGCTGCTGGCATCTCCGACCCGGTGAAGGTGACCCGCTCTGCACTGCAGAACGCTGCCTCCATCGCTGGTCTGTTCCTGACCACCGAGGCTGTGGTTGCGGATAAGCCGGAGCCAGACGCTCCAGCTATGCCGGACGCAGACGCCATGGGCGGCATGGGCGGCTTCTAG
- the ppk2 gene encoding polyphosphate kinase 2: MSNTNEEDMHFVDLASTEGYMVDDSDEDDPVLITPDGQRVDTWREDYPYEERMSRDEYEHIKRALQIELLKWQNWTKDTGQKHIILFEGRDAAGKGGSIKRFNEHLNPRGARTVALEKPTERESTSWYFQRYIQHFPAGGEIVFFDRSWYNRSGVERVMGFCTHAQHAEFMREVPMLENMIMGSGISLTKLWFSVTQKEQRTRFAIRQVDPVRQWKLSPMDLASLDRWDDYTRAKEETFRYTDTNESPWITIKSNDKKRARINAMRYVLSKFEYTGKDHEVVGQPDPLLVKRGRDQIGD; this comes from the coding sequence ATGAGCAATACCAACGAAGAAGACATGCACTTCGTCGACCTCGCGTCCACCGAGGGGTACATGGTGGATGACTCCGATGAAGACGACCCGGTACTGATCACCCCAGACGGCCAGCGCGTTGACACCTGGCGTGAGGATTACCCCTACGAAGAGCGCATGAGCCGCGATGAGTACGAGCACATCAAGCGCGCCCTCCAGATCGAGCTGCTGAAGTGGCAGAACTGGACCAAGGACACCGGCCAAAAGCACATCATCCTCTTCGAGGGTCGCGACGCCGCCGGTAAGGGTGGCTCCATCAAGCGATTCAACGAGCACCTCAACCCCCGTGGCGCCCGCACCGTCGCCCTGGAGAAGCCGACCGAGCGCGAGTCCACCAGCTGGTACTTCCAGCGCTACATCCAGCACTTCCCGGCCGGGGGCGAGATCGTGTTCTTCGACCGCTCCTGGTACAACCGCTCGGGCGTCGAGCGCGTCATGGGATTCTGCACCCACGCGCAGCACGCCGAGTTCATGCGCGAAGTCCCGATGCTCGAGAACATGATCATGGGCTCCGGTATCTCCCTGACCAAGCTGTGGTTCTCCGTGACCCAGAAGGAGCAGCGCACCCGCTTCGCGATCCGCCAGGTGGACCCGGTCCGCCAGTGGAAGCTCTCCCCAATGGACCTGGCCTCCCTGGACCGCTGGGATGATTACACCCGGGCGAAGGAGGAGACCTTCCGCTACACGGATACCAACGAGTCCCCGTGGATCACCATTAAGTCCAATGACAAGAAGCGCGCCCGCATCAACGCGATGCGCTACGTGCTCAGCAAGTTCGAGTACACCGGTAAGGACCACGAGGTCGTGGGCCAGCCGGACCCGCTGCTGGTCAAACGCGGCCGCGACCAGATCGGCGACTAA
- a CDS encoding IS256-like element ISCur2 family transposase — translation MPKNRPRCHCGGEMKRNGKTSANRTRWRCKICGASTTKQRPDITNSAAFAAFITHLTTGASLETAAAEAGCHPRTLQRRFEHFWLVDVPDPTIGHEGRVYDQVFLDGTYTAGGCLIVAATLDHVIAWHWCTRETTRDYQRLLERIPAPLIAVIDGGQGAASAIKTCWPATKVQRCLVHAQRVVRRHTTSRPRTDAGRAIYQLALNLTKITALDEAAEWGAQLHEYGTIYRDWMNQKTFTTDPATRQRTWSWTHERTRKAYNSLNHLWRNQLLFVYLDPPDGVLDVSRIKSTTNSLEGGINAQLKLLARTHRGRSGEHQRRMLDWWLYLQTELPDDPVEIARQSNWGQDQLAKVSTLTHNENQADHETGRPALYDNAIDTDYTHSIGIQKGHI, via the coding sequence ATGCCGAAGAACAGACCACGCTGCCACTGCGGCGGCGAGATGAAACGCAACGGTAAGACCTCCGCCAACCGCACCCGGTGGCGGTGCAAAATCTGCGGCGCTTCCACCACCAAGCAGCGCCCCGATATCACCAACTCCGCAGCCTTCGCAGCATTTATCACCCACCTCACAACCGGTGCGAGCTTGGAAACCGCTGCCGCCGAAGCAGGGTGTCATCCGCGTACCCTGCAACGCCGGTTTGAACACTTCTGGCTAGTTGATGTCCCCGATCCCACGATCGGCCACGAAGGCCGGGTCTACGACCAGGTCTTTCTTGACGGCACCTACACCGCCGGCGGATGCTTGATTGTTGCCGCCACCTTGGATCACGTCATCGCTTGGCACTGGTGCACACGTGAGACCACCCGCGACTACCAAAGGCTCCTCGAACGTATCCCCGCGCCCCTGATCGCTGTCATCGACGGCGGCCAAGGCGCTGCCAGCGCAATCAAGACATGCTGGCCTGCAACGAAAGTGCAGCGCTGCCTCGTTCACGCCCAACGCGTGGTGCGTCGGCACACCACCTCACGCCCCCGCACCGATGCAGGACGAGCGATTTACCAGCTCGCGCTCAACCTCACGAAGATCACCGCTCTTGACGAGGCAGCCGAGTGGGGTGCACAACTGCACGAATACGGCACTATCTACCGCGACTGGATGAACCAGAAAACGTTCACAACCGACCCAGCGACACGGCAACGCACCTGGTCATGGACGCATGAACGCACCCGCAAGGCCTACAACAGCCTCAACCACCTATGGCGCAACCAGCTGTTATTTGTCTATCTCGACCCACCTGACGGTGTCCTCGATGTCAGCCGGATCAAATCCACCACCAACAGCCTGGAAGGCGGCATCAACGCCCAGTTGAAACTGCTTGCCCGCACCCACCGCGGCAGATCCGGTGAACACCAACGCCGGATGCTGGATTGGTGGCTGTACCTGCAAACGGAACTGCCTGACGACCCCGTTGAGATCGCCAGGCAGTCCAACTGGGGCCAGGACCAACTCGCCAAAGTATCCACCCTGACCCACAACGAGAACCAAGCCGACCACGAAACCGGACGACCAGCCCTCTACGACAACGCTATCGACACCGACTACACACACTCAATCGGCATCCAAAAAGGCCACATCTAA
- a CDS encoding rhodanese-like domain-containing protein, which yields MSDFESMRAEDVPEDVQLVDVREANEFAEWHAKGAENLPLSELQLRYGELDLDQDLYIICLSGGRSAKACQWLELNGIDAINVSNGSIGWRDAGRTIIVNGEETTNPA from the coding sequence ATGAGTGACTTTGAATCCATGAGAGCAGAAGACGTCCCAGAGGACGTCCAGTTGGTGGACGTCCGCGAGGCCAATGAGTTCGCGGAGTGGCACGCCAAGGGCGCCGAGAACCTCCCGCTGTCCGAGCTGCAGCTGCGCTACGGCGAGCTGGACCTGGACCAGGACCTGTACATCATCTGCCTGTCGGGTGGCCGCTCGGCGAAGGCCTGCCAGTGGCTGGAGCTCAACGGAATTGACGCGATCAACGTGTCCAATGGCTCCATCGGCTGGCGAGATGCCGGCCGCACGATCATCGTCAACGGCGAGGAGACCACGAACCCGGCCTAA
- the dacB gene encoding D-alanyl-D-alanine carboxypeptidase/D-alanyl-D-alanine-endopeptidase: MEAEKKSSFRRWLLAVVAFLAVAAAIIAGTVVLSQRPHYDVAPAALPRPDEPVMVEASPPATPVDLTEVKKAAKDRQLGRLSAEITDLETGEVIYANNEGKHLVPASSTKVYTTAAALLAKGPQDRLATSVVKGGPGELILVGEGDITLARKPGSGFFTDAPAISDLADQVRRALPAEELKKITKITVDNSMREKSTFHKSWDLVEIGMGNVTFLDSVMIDAGRIIPTENYSARSNTPARDVAQALAEDMGLGEKLKSKKLKLEVSDDPVGPAHPTAEEALGQVLSAPLSTRLRDMMLHSDNMLAEAVGREVAISQDLPGTFKGATEGVLKVLKDNGVDTEGAVLHDTSGMSEDNRLSAHNLNSALGSKKLHALQQDLPVAGAEGALRNRYLAGSGAEDAAGWVRAKTGFLDGVNALAGTVVTKSGRPLSFAFLSNTPADVGDGREALDRLAAAVYRL; encoded by the coding sequence TTGGAAGCTGAGAAGAAGTCCTCTTTCCGCCGCTGGCTCCTCGCGGTGGTGGCGTTCCTCGCGGTCGCCGCCGCCATCATCGCTGGCACGGTGGTTCTTTCCCAGCGTCCCCATTACGACGTCGCCCCCGCAGCGCTTCCCCGTCCTGACGAACCAGTGATGGTTGAGGCCAGCCCGCCTGCCACCCCGGTGGACTTGACCGAGGTGAAGAAGGCGGCGAAGGACCGGCAGCTGGGGCGCCTATCCGCGGAGATCACCGACCTGGAAACCGGCGAGGTGATCTACGCCAACAATGAGGGCAAGCACCTGGTGCCGGCCTCCTCGACGAAGGTGTACACCACCGCCGCGGCCCTGCTGGCGAAGGGCCCGCAAGACCGGCTGGCGACCTCCGTGGTCAAGGGCGGCCCGGGCGAGTTGATCCTCGTGGGCGAGGGGGATATCACCCTCGCCCGCAAGCCTGGCTCCGGCTTCTTTACGGATGCCCCGGCCATCAGCGATCTGGCGGATCAGGTTCGCCGAGCGTTGCCGGCCGAGGAGCTGAAGAAGATCACCAAGATCACGGTGGATAACTCCATGCGGGAGAAGTCCACCTTCCACAAGAGTTGGGACCTGGTGGAGATCGGGATGGGCAACGTGACCTTCCTGGACTCCGTGATGATCGACGCCGGCCGCATCATCCCCACGGAAAATTACTCCGCCCGCAGCAACACCCCAGCCCGGGACGTGGCCCAGGCGCTCGCCGAGGACATGGGGCTGGGGGAGAAGCTCAAGTCCAAGAAACTGAAGCTCGAGGTTTCCGATGATCCCGTGGGGCCGGCCCATCCAACCGCTGAGGAAGCGTTGGGGCAGGTGCTCTCCGCGCCACTGAGTACCCGACTGCGGGACATGATGCTGCACTCGGACAACATGCTCGCAGAGGCCGTCGGCCGTGAGGTGGCGATCAGCCAGGACCTGCCGGGCACCTTCAAGGGCGCGACCGAGGGCGTGCTCAAGGTGCTGAAGGACAACGGCGTGGACACCGAAGGTGCGGTGCTGCACGACACCTCCGGCATGAGCGAGGACAACCGCCTGAGCGCCCACAACCTGAACTCCGCGCTGGGCAGCAAGAAGCTGCACGCCCTGCAGCAGGACCTGCCGGTCGCCGGTGCGGAGGGCGCGCTGCGCAACCGTTACCTGGCGGGCAGCGGGGCCGAGGACGCAGCCGGGTGGGTGCGCGCGAAAACCGGCTTCCTCGACGGGGTCAATGCCCTGGCCGGCACGGTGGTCACCAAGTCCGGCCGCCCGTTGAGTTTCGCTTTCCTGTCCAATACTCCCGCCGACGTCGGCGACGGGCGCGAAGCCCTCGACCGGCTGGCCGCCGCCGTGTATCGGCTCTAG
- a CDS encoding NAD(P)H-dependent flavin oxidoreductase — translation MTEFLALQRPIVLAPMAGGPSTPELVAAVSNAGGLGMMAAGYLSPDAFRERIEAIEKLTTQPFGVNIFSPPSHTGLSASELRSWQRYREQLGTYSAVQASFPDAPYNTDDHYEEKVQIALSSAAKVVSFTFGYPTQEIVDTLHAKQKLVVLNATTPEEIEHLAATDCDAIVLQGKEAGGHRGTVLSTPEEGCAYSLAELLAHAKEATDKLVIAAGGIASRQDVAEVLENGAVAAQAGTRFLLATEAGTKKTHQQALQTLKGRPTVITTAFTGKPARAIRNSFTDRFQPLAPSLYPELHYLTSGLRGEADKAGDREYLNLWAGENYGLTRPGPAAAIVAELAP, via the coding sequence ATGACTGAATTTCTCGCCCTGCAACGCCCTATCGTTTTGGCGCCCATGGCCGGTGGCCCCTCCACCCCGGAGCTCGTCGCCGCCGTATCCAATGCCGGTGGTCTCGGCATGATGGCCGCGGGCTACCTCTCCCCCGATGCGTTCCGCGAGCGGATTGAGGCCATAGAGAAGCTCACCACCCAACCCTTCGGGGTCAATATCTTCTCCCCACCCTCCCACACGGGCCTCTCCGCCTCTGAGCTGCGTAGCTGGCAGCGTTATCGCGAACAGTTGGGCACCTACTCGGCTGTGCAGGCTTCTTTTCCGGACGCCCCTTACAACACCGATGATCACTATGAGGAGAAAGTGCAGATCGCGCTTTCCTCCGCCGCGAAGGTCGTGTCTTTTACCTTCGGCTACCCGACCCAGGAGATCGTGGATACCCTGCACGCCAAGCAGAAGCTGGTGGTGCTCAACGCCACAACCCCGGAGGAGATCGAGCATCTCGCAGCCACGGACTGCGACGCCATCGTGCTGCAAGGAAAGGAGGCCGGTGGTCACCGGGGCACGGTGCTCTCCACCCCGGAGGAGGGCTGCGCGTACTCGCTCGCCGAGCTGCTAGCACACGCGAAGGAGGCCACCGATAAGCTGGTGATCGCCGCCGGTGGCATCGCGAGCAGGCAGGACGTCGCGGAGGTGCTGGAGAACGGCGCGGTCGCCGCCCAGGCGGGCACCCGCTTCCTCCTGGCCACGGAGGCAGGGACGAAGAAGACGCACCAGCAAGCACTGCAGACGCTCAAGGGGCGCCCCACCGTGATCACCACGGCGTTCACGGGCAAGCCAGCGCGTGCGATCCGCAATAGTTTTACCGACCGCTTCCAGCCGCTGGCCCCAAGCCTGTACCCGGAGCTGCACTACCTGACCTCTGGTCTGCGCGGCGAGGCGGATAAGGCTGGCGATCGGGAGTACCTGAACCTGTGGGCCGGGGAGAACTACGGGCTCACGCGACCGGGGCCGGCCGCGGCGATCGTCGCGGAGCTGGCACCGTAG
- a CDS encoding dipeptidase, producing MTNNAIPTPNEARAALEAQLPFIKDALTELIAFQSIHSVPELDEHNDGAADWVVRQFREVGVPVEAYPTSDGSKSVIGLREPEDGYPTVLLYSHFDVQPAGNVDAWTSDPWTLTERDGRWYGRGTADCKGSVSMHLGTLRALNELAEQYPVLKKVGIRVVVEGSEERGGYGLENLLAERPELFAADVFLIADSGNDSVGVPSLCTALRGSAAVTVRLQTLEQPLHSGQFGGAAPDATVELIKLLSTLHDEKGLVAVEGLAPSTTWEGVGPDEATFRRDAGVLDGVDVYGADQGLKPNDLTVARPAITVTAIDALPVKDAVNAVPAESAAVVSLRVPPGMEPKECQDLLVAHLEKHAPNAKMSIERESLAEPFSADLTGPALQRLAGALGDSYAAASGKEHMDIAEVASGGSIPLTNKLLSAHPGAELALYGLAEPQARIHSADESVDPTEIHSVGAAQLLFLARTAAEVN from the coding sequence ATGACAAATAACGCAATCCCTACCCCGAACGAGGCCCGCGCAGCCCTCGAGGCACAACTGCCCTTTATTAAGGATGCGCTGACCGAACTCATCGCTTTCCAGTCCATCCACTCCGTGCCTGAGCTCGACGAGCACAACGACGGCGCCGCCGACTGGGTCGTCCGCCAGTTCCGGGAGGTCGGGGTTCCCGTCGAGGCCTACCCCACCTCCGACGGATCAAAGTCCGTCATCGGCCTTCGGGAGCCGGAGGACGGCTACCCCACCGTCCTGCTGTACAGCCACTTCGACGTCCAGCCCGCTGGCAACGTCGACGCTTGGACCTCCGACCCGTGGACGCTGACCGAGCGCGACGGCCGCTGGTACGGCCGCGGCACCGCGGACTGCAAGGGCTCCGTGAGCATGCACCTGGGCACCCTGCGCGCCCTCAACGAGCTCGCTGAGCAGTACCCGGTTCTGAAGAAGGTCGGAATCCGGGTCGTCGTGGAGGGCTCCGAGGAGCGCGGCGGTTATGGCCTGGAGAACCTGCTGGCCGAGCGCCCAGAGCTCTTCGCCGCGGACGTCTTCCTCATCGCGGATTCCGGCAATGATTCCGTGGGCGTGCCGAGCCTGTGCACCGCCCTGCGCGGCTCCGCGGCGGTCACCGTCCGCCTGCAGACCCTCGAGCAGCCGCTACACTCCGGCCAGTTCGGCGGTGCTGCCCCGGACGCGACCGTGGAGCTGATCAAACTGCTCAGCACCCTGCACGACGAGAAGGGCCTGGTCGCCGTCGAGGGCCTGGCACCGAGCACCACCTGGGAGGGCGTGGGCCCGGACGAGGCCACCTTCCGCCGCGACGCCGGCGTGCTGGACGGCGTGGACGTCTACGGCGCGGACCAGGGCCTGAAGCCCAATGACCTCACCGTCGCCCGCCCGGCGATCACGGTCACCGCCATCGACGCACTGCCGGTCAAGGACGCGGTCAACGCGGTGCCGGCCGAGTCCGCGGCCGTAGTGAGCCTGCGCGTGCCACCGGGAATGGAGCCGAAGGAGTGCCAGGACCTGCTGGTCGCCCACCTGGAAAAGCACGCCCCGAACGCGAAGATGAGCATCGAGCGCGAGTCCCTGGCCGAGCCCTTCAGCGCTGACCTGACCGGCCCGGCCCTGCAGCGCCTGGCTGGCGCACTGGGTGACTCCTACGCCGCGGCTTCCGGCAAGGAGCACATGGACATCGCGGAGGTCGCCTCCGGCGGTTCCATCCCGCTGACCAATAAGTTGCTCTCCGCCCACCCGGGCGCGGAGCTGGCGCTCTACGGCCTGGCCGAGCCGCAGGCCCGCATCCACTCCGCGGATGAGTCCGTGGACCCGACTGAGATCCACTCCGTCGGTGCGGCACAGCTGCTCTTCCTCGCCCGCACGGCAGCTGAGGTGAACTAG
- a CDS encoding inorganic diphosphatase: MAQSIEVTIEIPKGSRNKYEIDEETGKVHLDRYLFTPMAYPADYGFIDNTLGEDGDPLDALVILPEPLFPGVVVKARPVGVFKMTDEAGGDDKLLCVLDDPRFDQYQDVDDISQFTKDEIEHFFVHYKDLEPGKEARGEGWGTAADAEKILADAIERAKK, from the coding sequence ATGGCTCAGAGCATCGAAGTCACCATCGAGATCCCGAAGGGTTCCCGCAACAAGTACGAGATCGACGAGGAGACCGGCAAGGTTCACCTGGACCGCTACCTCTTCACCCCGATGGCGTACCCGGCTGACTACGGCTTCATCGACAACACCCTCGGCGAGGACGGCGACCCGCTGGACGCGCTGGTCATCCTGCCGGAGCCGCTGTTCCCAGGCGTGGTTGTCAAGGCCCGCCCGGTTGGTGTGTTCAAGATGACCGACGAGGCCGGTGGCGACGACAAGCTGCTCTGCGTGCTCGACGACCCGCGCTTCGACCAGTACCAGGACGTGGACGACATCTCCCAGTTCACGAAGGACGAGATCGAGCACTTCTTCGTGCACTACAAGGACCTCGAGCCGGGCAAGGAGGCCCGCGGCGAGGGCTGGGGCACCGCTGCTGACGCGGAGAAGATCCTGGCCGACGCCATCGAGCGCGCCAAGAAGTAG